Proteins encoded within one genomic window of Sulfuricurvum sp. IAE1:
- a CDS encoding TraV family lipoprotein, translated as MKKTILKISAAGVVAMAVSGCSTATFETDKTVQSSIIAGYLDENGVAVKNAPCKAGDAGCTGIKKVEAVGKSRYEKERDNLMTKIAKTSPVPMRVPDTVLRVMLLPYVDDTGALTTPGYKFTKVDNGQWILGEYLVKEGESVKLLTPLGLNTITESEPQRKTNEAAAQDQIPQTTMMSGQMNPMANMQRGGDE; from the coding sequence ATGAAAAAGACGATCTTGAAAATATCTGCCGCAGGGGTTGTGGCAATGGCGGTAAGCGGATGCTCTACCGCGACATTTGAAACAGACAAAACGGTGCAGTCATCTATCATTGCGGGGTATCTCGATGAAAACGGCGTGGCTGTTAAAAACGCCCCCTGTAAAGCAGGAGACGCAGGCTGCACCGGGATAAAGAAGGTCGAGGCTGTCGGCAAGAGTCGCTACGAAAAGGAACGCGACAACCTCATGACAAAGATCGCCAAGACGTCGCCGGTGCCGATGCGGGTACCAGATACCGTTTTGCGTGTCATGCTCCTGCCATACGTCGATGACACAGGTGCCCTGACAACTCCGGGGTATAAATTCACCAAAGTTGATAACGGCCAATGGATTCTTGGTGAATATTTAGTCAAAGAAGGAGAGAGTGTAAAGCTCCTGACTCCATTGGGGCTTAATACAATCACGGAGTCGGAGCCGCAGCGCAAAACCAATGAAGCGGCTGCACAGGATCAAATTCCACAGACCACGATGATGAGCGGGCAGATGAACCCTATGGCCAATATGCAACGCGGGGGCGATGAATGA
- a CDS encoding TraB/VirB10 family protein: MHSKFSEERKKQLLYGGVFIAAGAAVVVLLGSVFQPDKPQAPIETPKIDIINKKDTDASTFRKQFANSDAQQSAQIKALQEALAAMQNGNAAAVPGQPAGQQPLPMAMQAQNSVANMIVPPPPPTEVHRLPEPPKESEEIKREAPKTIVMENMIGSIAVATPHDVEAKPKEAASKTKKIEIPSGSFMGGVLLSGIDAPTGGKAKTGPHPVLIKVTNMTRLPNKFKANLKECHIVGSGYGDLSSERAFVRVEKLTCMTEDGRAVEKGAAGQSIGYVAGEDGKVGLPGRVVSKQGAILARTLAAGFLEGVSKGFSQSNMTYSVQPTGSIATPDPGDTMQMGLFNGVGEASKKLADFYMKLANEMFPVVEISAGRKVDVVLLEKVTFELNEGRK; encoded by the coding sequence ATGCACAGTAAGTTTTCGGAAGAACGGAAAAAACAGCTTCTCTATGGAGGTGTTTTTATCGCCGCAGGCGCAGCGGTTGTTGTGCTTCTGGGCTCTGTGTTTCAGCCAGACAAGCCACAAGCGCCGATTGAGACGCCAAAGATCGACATCATCAACAAAAAGGATACGGACGCAAGCACATTCAGAAAGCAGTTCGCGAACAGCGATGCCCAGCAAAGCGCTCAGATTAAAGCGCTCCAGGAAGCATTGGCTGCAATGCAAAATGGCAACGCGGCTGCGGTACCAGGACAACCCGCAGGACAGCAGCCTTTGCCGATGGCCATGCAGGCGCAGAACAGCGTAGCAAACATGATAGTACCTCCACCTCCACCGACAGAGGTTCACAGATTGCCAGAGCCACCGAAGGAATCAGAAGAGATTAAGCGGGAGGCGCCAAAAACCATTGTAATGGAAAACATGATCGGCAGCATCGCGGTAGCTACCCCGCATGACGTTGAGGCGAAGCCTAAAGAGGCAGCCTCCAAAACCAAGAAGATCGAAATTCCAAGCGGAAGCTTTATGGGGGGCGTTTTGCTCTCCGGTATTGATGCTCCGACCGGGGGCAAGGCCAAAACCGGGCCGCATCCTGTTCTGATCAAGGTGACAAACATGACTCGCCTCCCAAACAAGTTCAAGGCAAATCTGAAAGAGTGCCATATTGTCGGTAGCGGTTATGGGGATCTTTCAAGCGAACGTGCTTTTGTTCGAGTTGAAAAGCTGACCTGTATGACCGAAGACGGCAGAGCTGTTGAAAAGGGTGCTGCCGGTCAATCGATCGGTTATGTCGCAGGGGAAGATGGAAAGGTTGGTCTTCCAGGTCGTGTCGTGTCAAAACAGGGGGCGATCCTTGCGAGAACGTTGGCTGCCGGATTTTTGGAAGGTGTTTCAAAAGGATTCAGCCAGAGCAATATGACCTATTCAGTGCAGCCGACCGGATCTATTGCAACACCAGATCCGGGGGACACCATGCAGATGGGCCTCTTTAATGGTGTTGGTGAAGCTTCGAAAAAACTGGCTGACTTCTACATGAAGCTTGCAAATGAGATGTTCCCGGTGGTTGAGATCAGCGCCGGTCGCAAGGTTGATGTGGTGTTGCTTGAAAAAGTAACTTTTGAGTTGAACGAGGGGCGCAAATGA
- a CDS encoding type-F conjugative transfer system secretin TraK, with amino-acid sequence MTKTKAFITSVCLIGTSAFAETAGQSIQVIEASDGYSFATVSLKDLSRIHCPNGISNIVFSKEKEIQVDPAKNGKDAYVKILPRRTTGDGVEERFDYGQHPRDIFIECNDRTFSLVLVPKDIPAQTVILKAPYSETKKASEFERANPYDSTMLDLVKKAYLGDVPDGYEPMHVGKEVKDFEEIKLVLMRSYVGAKYSVHEYTVDAKKSVNLYEAMFIPYLKNPLAISIVKTILEPTENTRMFVVTLNQEEAGGADAQ; translated from the coding sequence ATGACAAAGACAAAAGCTTTTATCACTTCGGTGTGCCTTATTGGTACATCTGCGTTCGCCGAAACGGCTGGACAGTCAATACAGGTAATCGAGGCAAGCGACGGTTATTCGTTCGCAACGGTATCGCTGAAAGACCTTTCTCGGATACATTGCCCAAACGGGATTTCAAATATTGTTTTCTCAAAGGAAAAAGAAATTCAGGTTGACCCCGCAAAAAACGGGAAAGATGCCTATGTGAAAATTCTCCCACGCAGAACAACTGGCGATGGGGTAGAAGAGAGATTTGATTACGGGCAGCACCCGAGAGATATCTTCATCGAATGCAACGACCGGACTTTCTCTCTCGTTCTGGTGCCAAAGGATATTCCGGCACAAACGGTTATCCTAAAAGCCCCATACTCGGAAACCAAAAAAGCCAGCGAATTCGAGCGGGCCAACCCTTACGATTCGACAATGCTTGATCTGGTTAAAAAAGCCTACCTTGGCGATGTACCTGACGGGTATGAGCCGATGCACGTCGGCAAAGAGGTAAAAGACTTCGAAGAGATCAAGTTGGTGTTGATGCGCAGTTATGTCGGAGCAAAATATTCAGTCCATGAATACACCGTAGATGCAAAAAAGAGTGTGAATCTCTATGAAGCGATGTTTATCCCGTACCTCAAGAATCCGCTCGCCATTTCTATCGTAAAAACAATTCTTGAACCGACAGAGAACACGCGGATGTTTGTCGTTACCTTGAACCAAGAAGAAGCTGGAGGGGCAGATGCACAGTAA
- a CDS encoding TraE/TraK family type IV conjugative transfer system protein translates to MKSSFWSNWAKLDSENAVLKIALLAVSGSLVVSLLVIKSVTEDKTVVVIPPNFQKEFRVTGNKISYEYFEQVGFYVSDRLLSVSPQNVQASFDSIMPFLTKDPRAVKAIRENLALQATVIKENDIYQAFYPMKVMVNDIGTKFSVEGTLKKMSGNNAISTARTTIVYDFIVQDGQLIITSIEVQ, encoded by the coding sequence ATGAAAAGCAGTTTTTGGAGCAATTGGGCGAAGCTTGATTCGGAGAATGCAGTTTTAAAGATCGCCCTACTTGCAGTATCGGGTTCGTTGGTTGTAAGCCTGTTGGTGATCAAATCGGTAACGGAAGATAAGACCGTCGTTGTCATACCTCCAAACTTCCAAAAAGAGTTTCGTGTGACCGGAAACAAAATCAGCTATGAATATTTCGAACAGGTTGGGTTCTATGTTTCCGATCGCCTTTTGTCGGTATCACCGCAAAACGTTCAGGCGTCGTTCGACAGCATCATGCCATTCCTCACAAAAGATCCAAGGGCAGTCAAAGCGATTCGTGAGAATCTGGCGCTTCAGGCCACTGTCATCAAGGAGAACGATATTTATCAGGCATTCTATCCGATGAAGGTCATGGTCAACGACATTGGAACAAAATTCTCAGTTGAGGGGACACTGAAAAAGATGTCCGGCAATAACGCTATTTCGACCGCCAGAACAACGATCGTCTATGACTTTATCGTTCAGGACGGGCAACTTATCATCACTTCTATTGAGGTACAGTAA
- the traL gene encoding type IV conjugative transfer system protein TraL: MEERYIPKYLNAQIQLLWWELDEMIVLMAFVGLGIVADHTYIFAGLGIIAMNIYSKLNNQKQPGFFKHVMYRFGFWGKKHLPEYWVKELVR; the protein is encoded by the coding sequence GTGGAAGAGAGATATATACCAAAGTATCTGAATGCACAAATTCAGTTGTTGTGGTGGGAGTTGGACGAGATGATCGTCCTAATGGCGTTCGTAGGGTTGGGGATCGTTGCAGACCATACCTATATCTTTGCAGGGCTGGGGATTATCGCAATGAATATCTACTCAAAGCTCAACAATCAGAAACAGCCCGGTTTCTTTAAGCACGTTATGTACCGCTTTGGGTTCTGGGGAAAAAAACATCTCCCGGAATACTGGGTCAAGGAGCTTGTTAGATGA
- a CDS encoding HU family DNA-binding protein, whose protein sequence is MNDTKGINKKALAEAVSAATGMSKKDAATAIGAVIDSLASALTVGEEVSLAGFGTFKVSKRKEMMRTNPRTKEKVLSPAKNVVTFKAAKSLKDAVANGKS, encoded by the coding sequence ATGAACGATACAAAAGGCATCAACAAGAAGGCGCTCGCTGAGGCAGTTTCAGCCGCAACAGGCATGAGCAAAAAAGATGCAGCCACGGCAATTGGCGCAGTCATTGATTCACTGGCATCGGCTTTGACTGTCGGCGAGGAAGTGTCCCTTGCCGGTTTTGGAACATTCAAGGTTTCAAAACGCAAAGAGATGATGAGAACGAATCCTCGCACAAAAGAGAAGGTTCTCTCCCCTGCCAAAAACGTGGTCACGTTCAAAGCGGCCAAGAGCCTTAAAGATGCCGTAGCTAACGGCAAATCGTAA
- a CDS encoding ParM/StbA family protein, translated as MSQFQKIAIDIGYGDTKVCVENKDGSLNVFKFPSAVAKVKEAQSDFGNDAMPDSYLFNGKRYFVGEKAQYNAVSTRGYGFLSNYGPLIAYHAIMKAGLDVKKPIHIVTGLSIMNWGEADSFHAIMSKFSVDNVSLEPVVDLMAQGQGVLFDFEGEKDGMVCVVDIGYNTFDFMVFEDWVPRKDLSYADPIGANKIITDLQAIVKREFNAPISELEAKDIFVRGNVVNFGNEIDFTDKINELKEDYNIFIMDELRTKSLEVLRKAKTVILSGGGAYFLEGTDLPDNVQFSETPYEFGNVRGYFKS; from the coding sequence ATGTCACAATTTCAAAAAATCGCAATCGATATCGGCTACGGCGACACAAAAGTGTGCGTCGAAAACAAAGACGGTTCACTCAACGTGTTCAAATTCCCATCGGCGGTCGCAAAAGTAAAAGAGGCGCAGTCAGACTTCGGCAACGATGCAATGCCTGATTCCTATCTCTTTAACGGCAAGCGCTATTTCGTCGGCGAGAAAGCCCAATACAACGCCGTCTCTACGCGCGGTTACGGCTTCCTCTCAAACTACGGACCGCTGATCGCTTACCACGCCATCATGAAAGCAGGACTCGACGTTAAAAAGCCGATTCACATCGTAACGGGGCTTTCGATCATGAACTGGGGCGAGGCAGATAGCTTCCATGCCATTATGAGCAAATTCAGCGTTGACAACGTTTCACTCGAACCGGTTGTTGATTTGATGGCGCAGGGGCAGGGTGTTCTTTTCGATTTCGAAGGCGAAAAAGATGGCATGGTTTGTGTCGTCGATATCGGGTACAACACCTTCGACTTTATGGTGTTCGAAGACTGGGTTCCGCGTAAAGACCTCTCCTATGCAGACCCCATCGGTGCGAACAAAATCATCACCGATCTCCAAGCGATCGTCAAGCGTGAGTTTAACGCTCCGATTTCCGAGCTGGAGGCAAAAGACATCTTCGTTCGCGGTAACGTCGTCAACTTTGGAAACGAAATCGATTTCACTGACAAAATCAACGAACTCAAAGAAGACTATAATATCTTCATCATGGACGAGCTGCGCACGAAGAGCCTTGAAGTTCTCCGCAAAGCAAAAACGGTCATCCTCTCTGGTGGGGGGGCATATTTTCTCGAAGGAACGGATTTGCCGGATAACGTACAATTCTCCGAAACTCCTTATGAGTTCGGCAACGTTCGCGGGTACTTCAAGTCATGA